One genomic region from Spirulina subsalsa PCC 9445 encodes:
- a CDS encoding class I SAM-dependent methyltransferase, with translation MNSQLIEIEAYLQRLYANRFDAKLLKSKTRLWRVLIDVFLQQYIKTDATILDVGGGYCEFINQVTAREKYLVDLNPDAQVYANPDVKVLQVDFLSVAEYLPQNNYFDVIFISNFFEHLATKEELLQVLVLCFKLLKPGGSLLVIQPNFKYAYREYYDFIDHQLPLTHISLQEILYAIGFKIPVLIPRFLPYSTHNAPTSTRLLRLYLNLPIFWSFIGKQMFVKADKPLS, from the coding sequence ATGAACAGCCAACTGATTGAAATTGAAGCCTATCTTCAGCGACTTTATGCGAATCGATTTGACGCAAAATTACTTAAATCCAAAACTCGATTATGGCGGGTTCTAATTGATGTTTTTTTACAGCAATATATTAAAACAGATGCGACCATTTTAGATGTAGGAGGTGGGTATTGTGAATTTATTAATCAAGTCACAGCCCGGGAAAAATATCTCGTTGATCTCAATCCTGACGCTCAAGTTTATGCCAATCCTGATGTTAAAGTCCTACAGGTAGACTTTTTGAGTGTTGCCGAATATTTACCACAAAACAATTATTTTGATGTTATTTTTATTTCTAACTTTTTTGAACATCTGGCAACAAAAGAAGAATTATTACAAGTATTAGTATTATGTTTTAAGTTGCTCAAACCCGGGGGGAGTTTGTTAGTCATTCAACCAAACTTTAAGTATGCCTATCGTGAGTATTATGATTTCATTGATCATCAACTACCTTTAACCCATATTTCTTTACAAGAAATTCTTTATGCTATTGGGTTTAAAATTCCTGTACTTATCCCCCGATTTCTCCCCTATTCTACCCACAATGCACCCACATCTACTCGTTTATTACGGCTTTATTTAAATTTACCAATTTTTTGGTCTTTCATTGGTAAGCAAATGTTTGTTAAAGCGGATAAACCCTTGAGTTAA
- a CDS encoding type I restriction endonuclease subunit R: MTDYNAIAESNNFIVLNKYTKIPQSDSYQSESALERELIQDLVNQGYQYLPKLTNPQAMLANVREQLQTLNHVQFTDSEWQRFVENFLDKPGDSITDKTRKIHDNYIYDFVFDDGHIQNIYLLDKKNLARNQVQVIQQFEQKGTQANRYDVTILVNGLPLVQIELKKRGVAIREAFNQVHRYSKESFNAEHSLYKYLQLFVISNGTNTRYFANTTQRNKNSFDFTMHWAKADNSLIKDLKDFTATFFQKNTLLSVLLKYSVFDVNNTLLVMRPYQIAATERILWKINSAYQAKHWSKTEGGGYIWHTTGSGKTLTSFKAARLATELEFIDKVFFVVDRKDLDYQTMKEYQRFSPDSVNGSDNTAGLKRNLEKDDNKIIVTTIQKLNNLMKAESDLAIYNKQVVFIFDECHRSQFGEAQKNLRKKFKKFYQFGFTGTPIFQQNALGADTTASVFGCELHSYVITDAIRDEKVLKFKVDYNDVRPKFKAIETEQDEQKLSAAENKQALLHPDRIGEIAQYILNNFRQKTHRLQAGSKGFNALFAVSSVDAAKLYYETFKQLQKDRDKPLKIATIFSFAANEEQATVGEILDESFNVSAMNSSAKEFLSAAINDYNALFKTNFSVDSNGFQNYYRDLAKQVKAQEIDLLIVVGMFLTGFDAPTLNTLFVDKNLRYHGLLQAYSRTNRIYDATKTFGNIVTFRDLEQATIDAITLFGDKNTKNVVLEKSYREYMEGFTDVVTGEARRGFIEVVTDLEQRFPNPDEIVLEKDKKDFAKLFGEYLRVENVLQNYDEFASLKALQQVDINDPAAVEAFKAEHYLSDEDLTALQAIQVPSDRTLQDYRSTYNDIRDWLRRKKADSENAESAMDWDDVVFEVDLLKSQEINLDYILELIFEQNKKNKNKGELIEDVRRLIRASLGNRAKESLIVDFINQTNLDEIADKATIIDAFFKFAQAEQAREADELIRSEGLNVEAAKRYIKASLKREFASENGTELNSTLPKMSPLNPQYKTKKQSVFQKISAFVEKFKGVGGQI, from the coding sequence ATGACCGACTACAACGCGATCGCCGAATCCAATAACTTCATCGTTCTGAATAAATACACCAAAATCCCCCAAAGCGATAGCTACCAAAGCGAAAGCGCTTTAGAGCGCGAATTGATTCAGGACTTAGTAAATCAAGGCTATCAATACCTGCCCAAATTAACCAACCCCCAAGCCATGTTAGCCAACGTCCGCGAGCAATTGCAGACCCTCAATCATGTGCAGTTTACCGATAGTGAATGGCAGCGTTTTGTAGAAAACTTTTTAGATAAACCGGGGGACAGCATCACCGATAAAACCCGTAAAATCCATGATAACTACATCTATGATTTTGTATTTGATGATGGCCACATTCAAAACATCTACCTCCTCGATAAAAAGAACCTTGCCCGTAATCAAGTCCAAGTCATCCAACAATTTGAACAAAAAGGAACCCAAGCCAACCGCTACGATGTGACTATTTTAGTCAACGGCTTGCCCCTCGTACAAATTGAACTCAAAAAACGCGGCGTAGCCATTCGAGAAGCCTTTAACCAAGTCCATCGCTACAGCAAAGAAAGCTTCAACGCTGAACATTCCCTCTATAAATATTTACAACTCTTTGTCATTTCCAACGGCACCAATACCCGCTACTTTGCCAATACCACCCAACGCAATAAAAACAGCTTTGACTTTACCATGCACTGGGCGAAAGCTGATAACAGCCTGATTAAAGACCTCAAAGACTTTACCGCCACCTTTTTTCAGAAAAACACCCTGCTCAGTGTCCTGCTAAAATATTCCGTATTTGATGTTAATAATACCTTGCTAGTGATGCGCCCCTACCAGATTGCGGCCACTGAGCGCATTTTGTGGAAAATTAACAGTGCCTACCAAGCCAAACACTGGAGCAAAACTGAAGGCGGCGGCTACATCTGGCACACCACCGGCTCCGGCAAAACCTTAACCAGCTTTAAAGCGGCGCGGCTAGCCACCGAACTAGAATTTATCGACAAAGTGTTTTTTGTGGTGGACAGAAAAGACCTCGATTATCAAACCATGAAAGAATATCAACGCTTTTCTCCCGATAGCGTCAACGGCTCCGATAACACGGCCGGGCTAAAGCGAAATCTGGAGAAAGATGACAACAAAATCATCGTCACCACTATCCAGAAACTCAATAACCTGATGAAAGCCGAAAGCGACCTAGCCATCTATAACAAGCAGGTCGTGTTTATTTTTGATGAATGCCACCGTAGCCAATTTGGTGAGGCACAGAAGAACTTACGGAAAAAATTCAAGAAATTTTATCAGTTTGGCTTCACTGGCACCCCCATTTTTCAGCAAAACGCCCTAGGTGCAGACACCACCGCCAGCGTATTCGGTTGTGAATTGCATTCCTATGTAATCACCGACGCAATCCGTGATGAAAAAGTGCTGAAATTCAAGGTGGACTATAACGATGTGCGCCCCAAGTTCAAAGCCATTGAAACCGAACAGGATGAGCAAAAACTGAGCGCCGCCGAAAATAAACAAGCCCTGTTACACCCTGATCGCATTGGCGAGATTGCCCAATATATCTTAAATAACTTCCGCCAAAAAACCCACCGCTTGCAAGCTGGCAGCAAAGGCTTTAACGCGCTGTTTGCCGTGAGCAGTGTGGACGCGGCCAAGCTGTATTACGAAACCTTTAAGCAGTTGCAAAAAGACCGCGATAAACCCCTAAAAATCGCTACTATTTTTTCCTTTGCCGCTAATGAAGAACAGGCAACCGTGGGCGAAATTTTGGATGAAAGCTTTAATGTCTCCGCCATGAACAGCAGCGCTAAAGAATTTTTAAGTGCTGCTATTAATGACTATAACGCCCTGTTTAAAACCAATTTCAGCGTTGATAGCAACGGTTTCCAAAACTACTACCGCGATCTGGCCAAGCAAGTCAAAGCCCAAGAAATCGACCTGCTAATTGTGGTGGGGATGTTCCTGACGGGGTTTGATGCGCCTACCCTTAACACTTTATTTGTGGACAAAAACCTGCGCTATCACGGTTTGCTGCAAGCCTATTCCCGCACTAACCGGATTTATGATGCTACTAAGACCTTTGGCAATATCGTCACCTTCCGCGATTTGGAACAAGCTACCATTGACGCTATTACCCTGTTTGGCGATAAAAACACTAAAAACGTAGTGCTAGAAAAAAGCTACAGGGAATATATGGAAGGCTTTACCGATGTGGTGACGGGTGAAGCCCGGCGCGGCTTTATAGAAGTAGTCACGGACTTAGAGCAGCGTTTTCCCAACCCCGATGAGATTGTTTTAGAAAAGGACAAAAAAGACTTTGCCAAGCTATTTGGCGAATATTTGCGCGTTGAAAATGTGCTGCAAAACTACGATGAGTTTGCTAGCCTGAAAGCCTTGCAACAGGTGGATATCAATGACCCGGCGGCGGTTGAAGCCTTTAAAGCAGAACACTATTTAAGTGATGAAGACTTGACGGCACTGCAAGCAATCCAGGTTCCGAGCGATCGCACCCTTCAAGATTACCGCTCCACCTACAACGATATCCGCGACTGGTTGCGCCGGAAAAAAGCGGACAGTGAAAACGCAGAATCCGCCATGGATTGGGATGATGTGGTGTTTGAGGTGGATTTGCTGAAATCTCAAGAGATTAATCTGGATTACATTCTTGAACTAATTTTTGAGCAGAATAAAAAGAATAAAAATAAAGGTGAATTAATCGAAGACGTGCGCCGCTTGATTCGAGCCAGCCTAGGCAATCGAGCAAAAGAAAGCCTAATTGTGGATTTCATTAATCAAACTAATCTCGATGAGATAGCCGATAAAGCCACCATCATTGATGCGTTTTTTAAATTTGCCCAAGCCGAGCAAGCCCGCGAAGCTGATGAGTTGATTCGTTCCGAAGGCTTGAATGTCGAAGCAGCCAAGCGCTATATCAAAGCCTCTCTAAAACGGGAGTTCGCCAGCGAGAATGGGACGGAGTTAAATTCAACACTGCCTAAAATGAGTCCGCTTAATCCACAATACAAAACCAAGAAACAGAGCGTTTTTCAAAAAATCTCGGCGTTTGTTGAGAAGTTTAAAGGTGTAGGCGGACAGATTTAG
- a CDS encoding DUF2281 domain-containing protein — MDLSKKPLEEVIRELSPDLRAEVKTFISVLLKRVNENSKTKLRQDWAGMLKADGYTSVELQHLAVEWRNG, encoded by the coding sequence ATGGACTTATCTAAAAAGCCCTTAGAAGAGGTAATCCGTGAACTATCACCAGATTTGAGAGCCGAGGTAAAAACATTTATTAGTGTTTTGCTAAAACGGGTTAACGAAAATAGCAAGACTAAATTACGGCAAGATTGGGCAGGGATGCTAAAAGCAGATGGCTACACATCCGTTGAGTTACAGCATCTTGCAGTTGAATGGAGAAATGGCTAG
- a CDS encoding phycobiliprotein lyase — MDTTVFHQFFDHCVGNWQTERTYHYLTKQEVERSHTDFQIAPLSAALKLKVLADNLYPTMPDVDPLPGFSLGFQTVSEHGDKVSQSLNLLFVPQEQTGEILTGDYLRDRAYEESRPIISQFSFNNSTRELLMTTQYTRVVSVDSITLINPTLRIRRIYNYQRPEAGQPLDTLLLVGFGVEQKGQSCNNPGQS, encoded by the coding sequence ATGGATACTACGGTGTTTCATCAGTTTTTTGACCATTGTGTAGGCAATTGGCAAACCGAACGGACTTATCATTATTTGACCAAGCAGGAAGTAGAGCGATCGCATACTGATTTCCAAATCGCCCCCCTTTCCGCCGCTCTCAAGCTCAAAGTCCTCGCCGATAACCTCTACCCCACGATGCCCGATGTAGACCCCTTACCGGGCTTTTCCTTGGGCTTTCAGACCGTTTCTGAACATGGGGACAAGGTATCTCAAAGCCTCAATTTGCTTTTTGTGCCGCAAGAGCAAACGGGGGAGATCTTAACGGGGGATTATTTACGCGATCGCGCCTATGAAGAATCTCGACCGATTATTTCTCAGTTTAGCTTCAACAACAGCACCCGAGAACTACTAATGACCACCCAATACACCCGCGTTGTCTCGGTAGACTCTATCACCCTGATTAATCCTACTCTGCGCATTCGTCGCATTTATAACTACCAACGACCCGAAGCAGGACAACCCTTAGATACCCTGTTATTAGTAGGCTTTGGGGTAGAACAAAAGGGGCAATCTTGCAACAATCCCGGACAATCCTGA
- the cofH gene encoding 7,8-didemethyl-8-hydroxy-5-deazariboflavin synthase subunit CofH, translating to MKLIEQILNRVCDGYDLTPEEAVLLLQQTDPLVVEKIRETSDRLRQEQVGETVTYIVNRNINYSNICEQHCNFCAFRRDEGEEGAYWLEWEQIRAKTEEAVKQGASEICMQGGLNPAAKLNGSTLRYYLRLVETIKQDFPQLHIHAFSPQEVQFIAREDGLSLREVIVALREGGVGSLPGTAAEVLDDRVRRVICPEKIDTATWLEVVETAHQEGLPTTSTLMSGHIETPMQQIHHLELLRQLQEKAIAHHYPARITEFIILPFVGQFAPAPLRRRVGRDQPVLEEVLRLTAVARLYLGRWIVNHQPSWVKLGLKGATAALQWGCNDLGGTLMEEHITSMAGAQGGTSLTVEELRSAIASLNRPARERTTLYQPQPTLTAHHLG from the coding sequence ATGAAGTTGATTGAACAAATACTTAATCGGGTCTGTGATGGCTATGATTTAACCCCAGAGGAAGCGGTGCTTTTATTACAGCAAACGGATCCGCTGGTGGTGGAGAAGATTCGGGAAACGAGCGATCGCCTCCGTCAAGAACAAGTGGGGGAAACCGTCACCTATATTGTGAACCGCAATATTAACTACAGCAATATCTGCGAACAACATTGTAATTTTTGCGCCTTCCGTCGGGATGAAGGGGAAGAGGGGGCCTATTGGTTGGAGTGGGAGCAAATCCGGGCCAAAACCGAGGAAGCGGTAAAACAGGGAGCGAGTGAGATTTGTATGCAGGGGGGGTTAAATCCGGCCGCGAAACTCAACGGTTCCACGTTGCGCTATTATCTGCGCTTGGTGGAAACCATTAAACAGGATTTTCCCCAGCTTCATATTCACGCTTTTTCCCCCCAAGAGGTGCAGTTTATCGCCCGGGAAGATGGTTTATCCCTGCGAGAGGTGATTGTGGCGCTGCGGGAGGGTGGGGTGGGTTCCTTACCCGGCACGGCCGCGGAGGTGTTGGATGATCGGGTGCGTCGGGTGATTTGCCCGGAAAAAATCGACACGGCCACCTGGTTGGAGGTGGTGGAAACGGCCCATCAGGAGGGTTTACCCACGACTAGCACGTTGATGTCTGGTCATATTGAAACCCCCATGCAGCAGATTCACCATCTAGAATTACTGCGACAGTTGCAAGAAAAGGCGATCGCCCATCATTACCCAGCCCGCATTACTGAGTTTATTATTCTGCCCTTTGTGGGACAATTTGCCCCCGCCCCCCTCCGTCGCCGAGTGGGACGAGATCAACCTGTGTTAGAGGAGGTGTTGCGCTTAACCGCCGTTGCCCGCCTTTATCTGGGGCGCTGGATTGTTAATCATCAACCCAGTTGGGTCAAGCTGGGCTTAAAGGGGGCCACAGCGGCCTTGCAATGGGGCTGTAACGACTTGGGGGGGACCTTAATGGAAGAACATATTACCAGCATGGCGGGGGCGCAGGGTGGCACGTCTTTGACCGTGGAGGAGTTACGGAGTGCGATCGCCTCCCTGAACCGTCCAGCGCGAGAACGTACCACCCTCTACCAACCCCAACCCACTTTAACAGCGCATCACTTGGGATAA
- a CDS encoding RluA family pseudouridine synthase gives MPHHLSLTVAGKATRLDRWLAAELPELTRSRLQKLIEGGQVQINGQPCQKKQTVVKVGDQITLEIPPTESLQLEPENLPLDILYEDESLIIINKAAGMVVHPAPGHSGGTLVNGLLYHCQDLAGIGGVERPGIVHRLDRDTTGAMVVAKTDQAHQHLQKQIQTKIAQREYLGVVYGAPRASEGTIDAPIGRHPVDRKKQAIVPESQGGRPAVTHWRVGERLGNFTLLEFKLETGRTHQIRVHSSSMGHPIVGDGVYGVGRSLGVNLTGQALHAYRLIVEHPVSGERIEAIAPPPPEFLTLLEVLRKR, from the coding sequence ATGCCCCATCATCTCTCCTTAACTGTTGCCGGAAAAGCGACCCGTTTAGACCGTTGGTTAGCGGCCGAACTCCCGGAATTAACTCGTTCTCGCTTACAAAAATTAATTGAAGGGGGACAAGTTCAAATCAATGGTCAACCGTGCCAGAAAAAGCAAACGGTGGTCAAAGTTGGGGATCAAATTACCCTCGAAATTCCCCCCACAGAATCCCTCCAACTGGAACCGGAAAACCTCCCCCTAGATATTCTCTACGAAGATGAAAGCCTGATTATTATTAACAAAGCGGCCGGGATGGTGGTTCATCCGGCACCCGGTCACAGTGGGGGAACTTTGGTTAATGGGTTACTCTACCACTGTCAGGATTTAGCGGGAATTGGGGGGGTGGAACGGCCGGGTATTGTCCACCGTTTGGATAGGGATACTACGGGGGCGATGGTGGTGGCGAAGACGGATCAGGCTCACCAACACCTACAAAAGCAGATTCAGACCAAAATTGCCCAACGGGAGTATTTAGGCGTGGTCTACGGCGCGCCAAGGGCTTCTGAGGGAACGATTGATGCGCCGATTGGTCGTCATCCCGTAGACCGAAAGAAACAGGCGATTGTGCCGGAGTCTCAGGGGGGGCGGCCGGCCGTGACTCATTGGCGGGTGGGGGAACGGTTGGGCAATTTTACGCTGTTGGAGTTTAAGCTAGAAACGGGACGCACCCATCAAATTCGGGTTCATAGTAGCTCGATGGGTCATCCGATTGTGGGGGATGGGGTCTATGGGGTGGGGCGTTCCCTAGGGGTGAACTTGACGGGGCAAGCCCTCCATGCCTATCGTTTGATTGTAGAGCATCCTGTTTCGGGGGAGAGAATTGAGGCGATCGCACCTCCTCCCCCAGAGTTCCTCACGTTGTTAGAAGTTCTCCGCAAACGTTGA
- a CDS encoding tetratricopeptide repeat protein, whose translation MGHRWQYWALAAGVIIGVHLGEAVWAKPTPPIVRQKQVIDGLYTEDLDAAIHFQQGVLRYQKGEFARAETEFREALRFDPLMAIAYYMLGNVLIQQESVDEAIGQFQRAISLDPSLNDAYYNLGVALFRRGALPQALQVFERSVQLNPKFSPAIYNLALTLDALGRYQEASQAYRQVILLDPRNAEAHYNLALILARDGSTGEAISLYNRAIEINPRFIDAHYQVGLLYARQGQLELARDALQQAVNLAPDNALAQYHLGLVFARLEQPGAAVGRLRDAIALDPNNAIAYQQLGAALIESGNPREAISILQQAIRLNPDEASNYYNLGIAYQDTNQCELAVEAYQNTLRRNPISADAFFNLGVCYGELELYEEAIATLEQAKTLFRARNQPDKVEAVDEHLQNTILPALQRLQPPQPEPEPEPPESLPPLPPESSPEEAEEETPIEPVRQQPIIPFFEQT comes from the coding sequence ATGGGACATCGCTGGCAATACTGGGCTTTAGCCGCAGGAGTGATCATAGGAGTCCATCTAGGGGAGGCGGTTTGGGCAAAGCCTACCCCCCCTATTGTGCGCCAGAAACAGGTGATTGATGGCCTCTATACGGAGGATTTAGACGCGGCGATTCATTTCCAGCAGGGGGTGTTGCGTTACCAAAAGGGGGAGTTTGCCCGGGCTGAAACGGAATTTCGGGAGGCTTTGCGTTTTGATCCTTTGATGGCGATCGCTTACTATATGCTGGGGAATGTCCTAATCCAGCAGGAGAGTGTTGATGAGGCGATTGGACAATTTCAACGGGCGATTAGTTTAGACCCCTCCCTCAATGATGCCTATTACAATTTAGGGGTGGCTCTCTTTCGCCGAGGGGCCCTCCCTCAAGCGTTACAGGTCTTTGAGCGGTCGGTACAACTTAATCCTAAGTTTAGCCCAGCTATCTATAATTTAGCCCTCACCTTGGACGCGCTGGGGCGTTATCAGGAAGCGAGTCAAGCCTATCGTCAGGTGATTTTACTAGATCCCCGCAATGCTGAGGCTCATTACAATCTAGCCTTGATTTTGGCACGGGATGGGTCTACGGGGGAAGCGATTTCCCTCTATAACCGGGCGATTGAAATTAACCCCAGATTCATTGATGCCCATTATCAAGTGGGGTTACTCTATGCTCGTCAAGGTCAGTTAGAATTGGCGCGGGATGCCCTACAGCAGGCGGTGAATCTGGCCCCAGATAATGCGTTAGCCCAGTATCATTTAGGCTTAGTCTTTGCTCGTTTAGAACAGCCGGGGGCTGCGGTGGGGCGTTTGCGGGATGCGATCGCCTTAGATCCCAATAATGCCATAGCCTACCAACAACTCGGAGCCGCCTTAATTGAAAGTGGCAACCCCCGCGAGGCTATTTCTATCCTACAACAGGCCATTCGCCTGAATCCCGATGAGGCGAGTAATTATTACAATTTAGGCATTGCTTACCAAGACACGAATCAATGTGAACTTGCCGTGGAAGCCTATCAAAACACCCTGCGGCGAAATCCCATTTCGGCTGATGCCTTCTTTAACCTAGGGGTGTGCTATGGGGAGTTAGAATTGTATGAGGAGGCGATCGCAACCTTAGAACAAGCGAAAACTCTCTTTCGCGCTCGGAATCAACCCGATAAAGTCGAAGCAGTAGACGAGCATCTACAAAATACGATCCTCCCCGCCCTCCAACGTTTACAACCCCCTCAACCTGAACCTGAACCTGAACCCCCAGAATCCCTTCCCCCTTTACCACCAGAATCATCCCCCGAGGAAGCGGAAGAGGAAACCCCGATAGAACCTGTCAGGCAACAACCGATTATCCCCTTCTTTGAACAAACGTGA
- a CDS encoding M14 family metallopeptidase: MINPPTFNHYYRYNELVTVLQNYANNYPHLVRLETMGQSHENRDLWLVTVTCWETGLAREKPALWVDGNIHSVELAPSVACVYFLETLVRGYEQDPDITRCLKTRAFYICPRVNPDGAELALADSPQFLRSGTRFYPYSDLDLPGLVMEDIDGDGRILMMRIPDGNGNWKVCPDDSRLMIPREPTEVGGEYYRLLPEGKIDQYDGVLIPTKPLKQQLDFNRNFPVCWREEGEQQGAGDYPTSEPEVRALVDFITQHPNITGAVSFHTMSGVLLRPYSYQDDEKFSHQDLTIYQKIAKKGTELTGYPAVSVYHGFRQHHESYVTGAFDDWCYEALGLFAWTVEIWSPQQQAGITDYDYVKWYEEHPLEDDLKLLAWNDQVLGGKGYINWYPFEHPQLGMVELGGWDEVYFWRNPPHELLEKEVSRFPGWLVWHLLISPLLDWYEMKVQRVGSEVFLLRVLVQNTGWLPTYISQKGRRKKQVQGCIVTLKLPEGASLELGERTVNVGHLEGRAYKPSAPAGRVGDETSDRAKIEWIVRAPAGGTVEVTAKCDRAGVVRRQIELV; the protein is encoded by the coding sequence ATGATCAATCCTCCGACGTTTAATCATTATTACCGTTACAATGAACTGGTGACGGTTTTACAAAACTACGCCAACAATTACCCCCATTTAGTACGCTTAGAAACTATGGGTCAAAGTCATGAAAACCGGGATTTGTGGTTAGTGACGGTGACTTGTTGGGAAACGGGTTTAGCGAGGGAAAAACCCGCCCTGTGGGTCGATGGAAATATTCACTCTGTTGAGTTAGCCCCTTCGGTGGCTTGTGTGTATTTTTTGGAGACGTTAGTGAGGGGATATGAACAAGATCCTGATATTACGCGCTGCCTCAAAACTCGGGCGTTTTATATTTGCCCTCGGGTGAATCCTGATGGGGCAGAATTAGCGTTAGCTGACTCTCCGCAATTCCTCCGTTCTGGTACTCGTTTTTACCCCTATTCTGACCTAGATTTACCGGGTTTAGTGATGGAAGATATAGATGGGGATGGACGAATTTTAATGATGAGAATTCCTGATGGCAATGGCAACTGGAAGGTATGTCCTGATGATTCTCGATTGATGATTCCCCGAGAACCGACGGAGGTAGGAGGGGAATATTACCGACTGTTACCGGAGGGAAAAATAGATCAGTATGATGGGGTATTAATTCCCACAAAACCCCTTAAACAACAGTTGGATTTTAACCGAAATTTTCCCGTTTGTTGGCGGGAGGAGGGGGAACAACAAGGGGCGGGAGATTATCCTACTTCTGAACCAGAAGTTAGGGCGTTAGTGGATTTTATTACTCAACATCCCAATATTACCGGGGCGGTTTCTTTTCATACGATGAGCGGGGTTTTATTGCGTCCCTATAGTTATCAAGATGATGAAAAATTTTCCCATCAAGACTTGACAATTTATCAAAAAATTGCTAAGAAAGGGACGGAATTAACAGGCTATCCGGCGGTTTCAGTTTATCATGGTTTTCGCCAACATCATGAGAGTTATGTGACGGGAGCTTTTGATGATTGGTGTTATGAAGCGTTAGGGTTATTTGCTTGGACAGTGGAAATTTGGAGTCCTCAACAACAGGCGGGAATTACGGATTATGATTATGTGAAATGGTATGAGGAGCATCCCTTAGAAGATGATTTAAAGTTATTGGCTTGGAATGATCAAGTTTTGGGGGGGAAGGGTTATATTAACTGGTATCCTTTTGAACATCCTCAGTTAGGAATGGTGGAGTTGGGGGGCTGGGATGAGGTCTATTTTTGGCGCAATCCTCCCCATGAATTGTTAGAAAAGGAGGTGTCTCGGTTTCCGGGTTGGTTGGTGTGGCATTTGTTGATTTCACCTCTATTAGATTGGTATGAAATGAAGGTGCAACGGGTGGGGAGTGAGGTGTTTTTGTTGCGGGTCTTGGTGCAAAATACGGGCTGGTTGCCGACGTATATTAGCCAAAAGGGACGGAGGAAAAAACAAGTTCAGGGTTGTATTGTTACGCTAAAATTGCCGGAGGGGGCGAGTTTGGAGTTAGGGGAAAGGACGGTGAATGTGGGACATTTGGAGGGACGCGCTTATAAGCCTTCTGCGCCTGCGGGACGGGTGGGGGATGAAACGAGCGATCGCGCTAAAATAGAATGGATTGTTCGTGCGCCTGCTGGGGGAACGGTAGAGGTGACGGCAAAATGCGATCGCGCTGGGGTGGTGCGCAGACAGATCGAGTTAGTCTGA
- the dacB gene encoding D-alanyl-D-alanine carboxypeptidase/D-alanyl-D-alanine-endopeptidase, whose product MKKIAPWLRSALVVTMTAIASESLFLTTPALADPSDFTPELTAQVSPELPPEAPPTVAQADSIPIYVPPPERNTPGICEEFLEPNITEIIQRRGGRWGVLVQTLDGRTLYSYNANTQLIPASNIKLFTTAAALQRLNLQSSIRSQPLINWINVTNLRSNNNYADVLLSTLGGVQAARQSLTQLGVNGGFRQVDGSGLSRNNLATAQSLVETLRAMYFNDKRDVFIRSLPVAGKSGTLSRRFHNTRAQGRVYAKTGTLTGVRALSGYIEHPEYGMLVFSVLVNNPSQSGANLVNSVDSIVIALSQVMRC is encoded by the coding sequence ATGAAAAAAATAGCTCCTTGGTTAAGATCGGCGCTCGTTGTTACAATGACAGCGATCGCCTCGGAAAGTTTGTTCCTCACTACTCCTGCGTTGGCAGACCCTTCTGATTTTACGCCAGAATTGACCGCCCAAGTCAGCCCAGAACTTCCCCCAGAAGCCCCTCCAACGGTGGCACAAGCGGATAGTATTCCTATCTATGTTCCCCCCCCGGAACGTAATACACCGGGCATTTGTGAGGAGTTTTTAGAACCCAATATTACGGAGATTATTCAACGTCGTGGGGGACGTTGGGGGGTTTTAGTGCAAACCTTAGACGGTCGCACCCTTTACAGTTATAACGCCAATACTCAGTTAATCCCCGCTTCTAATATTAAACTATTCACCACGGCGGCCGCCTTACAACGGCTGAACTTACAAAGTTCTATTCGTTCTCAACCTTTAATCAATTGGATTAATGTCACGAATTTGAGGAGTAATAATAACTATGCCGATGTGCTATTAAGTACCCTCGGGGGGGTGCAAGCGGCACGGCAAAGCCTCACTCAGTTGGGGGTGAATGGAGGATTTCGCCAAGTGGATGGGTCTGGTCTATCGCGCAATAATTTAGCCACAGCACAATCCCTGGTGGAAACCTTGCGGGCGATGTATTTTAACGATAAACGGGATGTGTTTATTCGCTCGTTGCCTGTGGCCGGAAAAAGTGGCACCCTGAGTCGTCGTTTTCATAATACCCGCGCTCAAGGTCGAGTCTACGCGAAAACCGGAACCTTAACCGGAGTGCGGGCTTTATCGGGTTATATTGAACATCCCGAATATGGGATGTTGGTGTTTAGTGTGTTGGTGAATAATCCCTCCCAATCGGGGGCTAATTTGGTCAATTCTGTGGATTCTATTGTGATTGCTTTATCCCAAGTGATGCGCTGTTAA